ATGTGGTACGCGCCGGGTCAGGGCACGCACCGCCGGAAGGTCACCTTCCATTTCGGCCGCCAGCTGCGGCAGCGCGGCCGGTGTCTCGCTGTCATCGATGTGCACGTCGGCCTGGGCGCGCAGCGCCTGCAGGTCGCCCAGCAACGGCGCCAGTCGCGTCCTGCCCAGCCCGGCGAGATCGCCCACCGCGATCCACAACGCGTGTTCGGCGCGGGTCAGGCCGACATACAGCAGGCGTGCATCCTCGGCGCGCTGCTCGCGCTCGCGCTGGGCACTGGCCGCTTCCCAGGCTTCGTCCTTGTCCAGCTTCCAGTGCAGCTGGCGCTGGCCATCGACGTGCACGGTGCAGTGCGAGGCGGTGTTCGGTGCGCCGCCGTCGATGCCGACGAACGGCAGGAACACCAGCGGATACTCCAGGCCCTTGCTCTTGTGCAGGGTGATGATCTGCACGCGGCGCGCATCCGATTCCAGGCGCAGCAGCTGCTGCTCGTCATCCTGGTCGGCGCTGGCCATCTGCCCCTGCAGCCAGTCCAGCAGGCCGTGCATGCCCAGCGCCTGCGCCGAGGCTTCCTGCAGCAGTTCGCCCAGCTGCAGGTAATTGGTCAGGCGGCGCTCGCCATCGATCAGCGCCAACAGGCGTTCGCCCTGCGCGGCACAGACATCGGCGATCACCGCGAACGGTCCGCCGCGCTGCCAGCGCTCGCGCCAGTGCAGCAGCTGTGCCTGGAACCCGCGTTGCAGATCGCCCTCGCGTTCCATCGCCGCGATCGCGCTGGCGCGTTGACCGAGCAATACCGTGGCCAGCGCTGCACGCAGGCGGCCTTCGTCAGCCGGTTGCAGCAGCGCCAGCAGCAGCGCACGAAGATCGCGCGCTTCAGGGGTGGAAAACAGGCTCTGCTTGCCTGCCGCCACTGCGGGGATGCCGACTGCTGCCAGCGCACGCTGCACCAGCGTGGCCTCGCGGTGCGAGCGCACCAGCACCGCGATGTCACCCGGCCGCACCGGCTGCCCACGCAGCACGGCACTGCCCGCACGCGCCTCGACCAGAATCTGGTGAATCGCCGCCACGCAGGCCTGGGTCGCTGCCTCACGCGAGGCGTCCGCACTCATCGCCTTGTCACCGCCACTGCGCAGCACGCGCAGGGTAAGTGCCGTGGCGGCGTGGCCGTCGCGCAGGTAGTCCTCATCGGTGCGCACGCCACCGGGACGCACCGGCTCGAACTGGATGTCGCGTTCGAGGAAGGCATCTTCACCACCGTTGTCGTACAGCGCCTGCAGCGCACGCAGCACAGCCGGTCGCGAGCGGAAGTTCTGGTCCAGCACCGGCGCCAGCTGCGCCAGCTGCTTGGCCTTCAGGTAGGTGTGGATGTCACCGCCGCGGAACCCGTAGATCGCCTGCTTGGGGTCGCCGATCAGGAACAGCGCCGGTGACAGGCCGAGTTCGCGTACCTCCGGCGAATTGCCAAACACGGTGCGGAAGATGCCCCACTGGCGATCGTCGGTGTCCTGGAACTCATCGACCAGCGCGATGCGGTACTGCGCGCGCAGCTGCCTGACCAGCGCCAGCCGCTGCGGGCCTTCCATGGCCAGCGCCACGCCATCGATCAGGTCGTCGTAGGTCTGCACCCGGCGCGTGCGCTTCAGCGCCTGCAGGCGCTGCGTGGCTTCTTCGCGCAGGCGGTGCAGGAAGTTCAGTGCGGTGCCACGCAACCAGGCATCGCGTTCGGCGAGCAACGCGACATAGCGCGCCAACGGCGCCTGCAGCGGCGACGACGGCGTGCGATCAGCGAATTTCTTGTTGGTCTTGTCAGCCAGCACCTCCGGCAGCAGTGCCGGCAGGCGCTCGCTGGCCAGCAGTTCGCGCGGATCGGCGCGCTCGGCCCAGCCCAGCAGCTGCCGGCCCAGCGGGTGCAGCCAGCCCAGCTTGTAGGACACGCCGTTGATCCACTTGTTGTCGACGGCATCGCAGAGGTCGATGAAGAACTGCTCACCATGCTCGCGCAGCGCCAGCTGCAGTTCGGCGGCGGTGGCCTGCAGCGCCGGGTGTGGATCGGCCAGTGCCACCGGCCGTGGCAACGGGTGCAGTGGCGGCGCAGCCAGCAGCGCGCGCAGATCGGCGGCCAGCGCATCCGGGTTGGACCACAGCCAGGTCAGCGGTTCCAGCGTGGCCGCGTCGTTGGCGTGCACCCGCCATAGATCGGCCGCCAGCTCCTCCAGCAGCTCACGGTCGCTGGCCAGCAGTTCCGGCGGGTCGAAGGTATGGCCGCTCTCCAGCGCATGCTCGCGCAGCACGCGGGTACAGAAGCCGTGGATGGTGAAGATCGACGCCAGGTCGATCTCATCGGCGGCCACCTGCAGGCGTCGCTTCAGCGCGGCAGCGCTCTCGGTGCCACCCTGCAGATGGCGCTGCAGTACGTCGCGGGTCAATCTCGCGTCCGGTGCTTCGCCCTCGGCCGGTTCCACATCGACCAGGCGCGCGGCCAGCGCCAGGCGCTCGCGGATGCGCTTGCGCAGTTCCTGGGTGGCGGCATCGGTGAAGGTGACCGCCAGGATCTGGCCGATGCGCAGGCCCTGCTCCACCACCAAGCGGGTGAACAGCGTGGCC
This portion of the Stenotrophomonas sp. WZN-1 genome encodes:
- the recB gene encoding exodeoxyribonuclease V subunit beta, which produces MSTVIVDDDSQRMAGDPYLALPLDGIRLIEASAGTGKTFTLATLFTRLVVEQGLRIGQILAVTFTDAATQELRKRIRERLALAARLVDVEPAEGEAPDARLTRDVLQRHLQGGTESAAALKRRLQVAADEIDLASIFTIHGFCTRVLREHALESGHTFDPPELLASDRELLEELAADLWRVHANDAATLEPLTWLWSNPDALAADLRALLAAPPLHPLPRPVALADPHPALQATAAELQLALREHGEQFFIDLCDAVDNKWINGVSYKLGWLHPLGRQLLGWAERADPRELLASERLPALLPEVLADKTNKKFADRTPSSPLQAPLARYVALLAERDAWLRGTALNFLHRLREEATQRLQALKRTRRVQTYDDLIDGVALAMEGPQRLALVRQLRAQYRIALVDEFQDTDDRQWGIFRTVFGNSPEVRELGLSPALFLIGDPKQAIYGFRGGDIHTYLKAKQLAQLAPVLDQNFRSRPAVLRALQALYDNGGEDAFLERDIQFEPVRPGGVRTDEDYLRDGHAATALTLRVLRSGGDKAMSADASREAATQACVAAIHQILVEARAGSAVLRGQPVRPGDIAVLVRSHREATLVQRALAAVGIPAVAAGKQSLFSTPEARDLRALLLALLQPADEGRLRAALATVLLGQRASAIAAMEREGDLQRGFQAQLLHWRERWQRGGPFAVIADVCAAQGERLLALIDGERRLTNYLQLGELLQEASAQALGMHGLLDWLQGQMASADQDDEQQLLRLESDARRVQIITLHKSKGLEYPLVFLPFVGIDGGAPNTASHCTVHVDGQRQLHWKLDKDEAWEAASAQREREQRAEDARLLYVGLTRAEHALWIAVGDLAGLGRTRLAPLLGDLQALRAQADVHIDDSETPAALPQLAAEMEGDLPAVRALTRRVPHDWWVYSFTQLAHADAGAGSDIEAAATELPAPAADEPAGPELPLEPALPEPAAAAEDSAAVDPRFMGSRFGNVLHEAMENVDFAAWADWQPGLEVPEGQAEVLRKALHDEGYADVDLDDGVAVLVPLVGHTLTVPLPEGGALHSLGEGERRAEIDFHFAIEPTTVPALLQVLHAHGVSSTRRGFGQRRRLEGLMTGMIDLTYVRDGRWYVLDYKSNRLPGYSPDLLAIAMRHSEYDLQALIYTVALHRWLRFRLGAAYDYERDMGGIRYLFCRGLDGTGNGVHVDRFPLALVDALDALFAGGEQAQAELAARARGASA